A window from Deinococcus koreensis encodes these proteins:
- a CDS encoding family 1 glycosylhydrolase, with translation MSTSFLDIIQQRQGGGPAAGDEFGGAQGHDGSGLPSAQASNFMFATGIECSYPTIQGGRVRRDQLEECGHYERWRDDLRLVKELGLRFLRYGLPYHRVHLGPGHYDWEFADQAMAELRRLGITPILDLLHFGVPDWLGNFQNPELPVHFAAYVEAVARRYPWVRYYTPVNEIYVTARASGRDGLWNEQLKSEIGFVTALKHATAANILACHAIARVRPDAIIVQSESAEFLHDASTRRRPEIALQNRLRFLAFDLLYSVPPDADICLYMMDNGLTREEYQWFMAGEPPGHQIMGNDYYGRNEKIVKPDGTVCIAEDVLGWSQITRAYYERYRKPVFHTETNVFDPEQAPAWLWKQWMNVLSMRQEGVPVLGFTWYSLIDQIDWDIQLAEQRGTVNACGLYDLNRQPRPVAAAYRELLEHFGQITLMAHGEFFEITDQPARLKVEV, from the coding sequence ATGAGCACGAGTTTTCTCGACATCATCCAGCAGCGTCAGGGGGGCGGCCCCGCCGCCGGGGACGAATTCGGCGGCGCCCAGGGCCACGACGGCTCGGGCCTGCCCAGCGCCCAGGCCAGCAACTTCATGTTCGCCACCGGGATCGAGTGCTCCTACCCCACCATCCAGGGCGGCCGCGTGCGGCGCGACCAGCTGGAGGAATGCGGGCATTACGAGCGCTGGCGCGACGACCTGCGGCTGGTGAAGGAACTGGGCCTGCGCTTCCTGCGCTACGGCCTGCCCTACCACCGCGTCCATTTGGGGCCGGGGCACTACGACTGGGAATTCGCCGATCAGGCCATGGCCGAGCTGCGCCGCCTGGGCATCACGCCGATCCTCGACCTGTTGCACTTCGGGGTGCCCGACTGGCTGGGCAACTTCCAGAACCCCGAGCTGCCGGTGCACTTCGCCGCCTATGTCGAGGCGGTGGCCCGGCGGTATCCCTGGGTGCGCTACTACACGCCGGTGAACGAGATCTACGTGACCGCCCGGGCGAGCGGCCGCGACGGCCTGTGGAACGAGCAGCTCAAGAGCGAGATCGGCTTCGTCACGGCGCTCAAGCACGCCACGGCCGCCAACATCCTGGCCTGCCACGCCATCGCCCGCGTGCGGCCCGACGCGATCATCGTGCAGAGCGAGAGCGCCGAGTTCCTGCACGACGCCAGCACCCGCCGGCGCCCCGAGATCGCGCTGCAGAACCGCCTGCGCTTCCTGGCCTTCGACCTGCTCTATTCCGTGCCGCCCGACGCCGACATCTGCCTGTACATGATGGACAACGGCCTGACCCGCGAGGAATACCAGTGGTTCATGGCCGGGGAGCCGCCGGGCCACCAGATCATGGGCAACGACTATTACGGCCGCAACGAGAAGATCGTGAAGCCCGACGGCACGGTCTGTATCGCCGAAGACGTGCTGGGCTGGTCGCAGATCACCCGCGCCTACTACGAGCGCTACCGCAAGCCCGTGTTCCACACCGAGACCAACGTCTTCGACCCCGAACAGGCGCCGGCCTGGCTCTGGAAACAGTGGATGAACGTGCTCAGCATGCGCCAGGAGGGCGTGCCGGTGCTGGGCTTCACGTGGTACAGCCTGATCGACCAGATCGACTGGGACATCCAGCTGGCCGAGCAGCGCGGCACCGTCAACGCCTGTGGCCTCTACGACCTGAACCGCCAGCCCCGCCCGGTGGCCGCCGCCTACCGCGAGCTGCTGGAACACTTCGGGCAGATTACCCTGATGGCCCACGGGGAGTTCTTCGAGATCACGGATCAGCCGGCCCGCCTGAAGGTAGAAGTGTAG
- a CDS encoding S8 family serine peptidase has product MSLTSNFRFSLASLTLLLLAGCSQVQGPLQAAPSFASTATVTLRAGDTRASVEEASHGQVLVWRPEAGFAVLGLTGGAQAGLHAQAVGGAQVEDNLGMITGGGATSAWNAPGVAASGRAYFWGGGRAYFWGGGRAYFWGGGAGVVGGLSENSALWKQTNLKGAWALAPRLGEGVTVAIIDTGLDQGHEAFQASLVPASQRWDFVGQDADPQEEGTFDDALYGHGTNVAGIVLQVAPHARIMPIRALRPDGSGDTTSVVQAIDWAVEHGAQVINLSLGSVQKTGVLKRMINYATEQGVYVVASSGNSGDRHITYPARYGQEGGRLGALSLGVGSVDAQDRKSSFSTYGRELEVTAPGEQVFGPVPGNLVSSWSGTSMAAPMVSGSLALALGQPLKVKAQELTDQLVKSGDDVSRLNQPYRDELGRRLNIGAFIEAAVRP; this is encoded by the coding sequence ATGTCACTCACCTCGAATTTCAGGTTCAGCCTCGCCTCCCTGACGCTCCTTCTGCTGGCCGGATGCAGCCAGGTGCAGGGCCCCCTCCAGGCAGCCCCCAGTTTCGCTTCCACAGCGACCGTGACCCTGCGGGCGGGCGATACCCGTGCGTCGGTAGAGGAGGCCTCCCACGGACAGGTGCTGGTCTGGCGTCCTGAGGCTGGCTTCGCTGTTCTCGGACTGACGGGCGGGGCTCAGGCTGGTCTGCACGCGCAGGCTGTAGGCGGCGCACAGGTCGAGGACAACCTGGGGATGATCACTGGAGGCGGCGCCACGAGCGCCTGGAACGCGCCGGGCGTGGCGGCCAGCGGCCGGGCCTACTTCTGGGGTGGAGGCCGGGCGTATTTCTGGGGTGGAGGTCGGGCCTACTTCTGGGGCGGGGGAGCTGGTGTTGTCGGTGGTCTGAGCGAGAATTCTGCGCTCTGGAAGCAGACCAACCTGAAGGGGGCCTGGGCGCTTGCGCCGCGTCTCGGCGAAGGGGTCACGGTCGCGATCATCGATACCGGTCTCGACCAGGGACACGAAGCGTTCCAGGCTTCGCTCGTGCCCGCCTCACAGCGCTGGGACTTTGTCGGGCAGGATGCTGACCCGCAGGAGGAGGGCACGTTTGATGACGCCCTCTACGGCCACGGTACCAACGTCGCCGGGATCGTCCTGCAGGTCGCTCCGCACGCCCGCATCATGCCTATCCGGGCGCTCCGCCCGGACGGCAGCGGAGACACCACTTCCGTGGTGCAGGCCATCGACTGGGCCGTGGAGCATGGGGCCCAGGTCATCAACCTCTCGCTGGGCTCAGTTCAGAAAACCGGGGTGCTCAAGCGCATGATCAACTACGCCACCGAGCAGGGCGTCTATGTGGTGGCCTCGTCGGGCAATTCCGGAGACCGGCACATCACGTACCCGGCCCGCTATGGTCAGGAAGGGGGCCGGCTCGGCGCTCTGTCCCTGGGTGTGGGCAGTGTGGACGCACAGGATCGCAAGTCCAGCTTCTCGACCTACGGGAGGGAACTGGAGGTCACGGCGCCGGGCGAGCAGGTTTTCGGCCCGGTACCCGGCAATCTGGTGTCTTCCTGGAGCGGCACCTCGATGGCCGCGCCGATGGTCTCCGGTTCACTGGCCCTGGCCCTTGGGCAGCCGCTGAAGGTCAAAGCGCAGGAACTGACCGATCAGCTGGTCAAGAGTGGGGACGATGTCAGCAGGCTCAACCAGCCCTACAGGGATGAGCTGGGCCGGCGCCTGAACATCGGTGCCTTTATCGAAGCGGCCGTCCGGCCCTGA